One bacterium DNA window includes the following coding sequences:
- a CDS encoding S49 family peptidase — translation MARESFFHDLWRSVSLTLLSLVVTLLIVAGVVYLLCGGGPDIDDGSWLVLDLYGEITEYDPPGGPVNQVLGGAPLTLQDMIDNLGKAALDDRIAGVILKLSSTHDADLAKLQELRRAVDRVQAAGKPVHAWGDALDLKTLYLAAGCDDVAMPAGGYFEFRGLTARSCHVRAMLDKLGVTPHLHKIKDYKTAAEMVMNTEMSDAAREMRTWLLDDIWNVVVPAIAEERGLTEQRVTELMEYAEFEPAEAAESGLIDRVVYWQELEDGLRDPDDDILPVVTHAEYADVSWDDVTDEGDQTVAVIHAQGNIGGRENGIDPLWGMMMGHETIGRELRRCRLDDEVKAVVLRIDSGGGESLASDLIAHEVGLLAAVKPVVVSMVDVAASGGYYIAYKATRLMADPSTYTGSIGSINGFFNMRGFYDKLGVTKDFVEKGPMAGLGSDYRDPTGAEWERHADAHWKSFNTWLEDVARHRGLTFERAEALAHGRVWTGRQALENGLIDAVGCFDDALALAVGLAGLPAGERPRVVHLPETRSLLESILGDDPGVDSPVAAAARAALYREVSREVRGSLDFLERSAANVAR, via the coding sequence ATGGCACGCGAGAGTTTCTTCCACGACCTGTGGCGCTCGGTCTCGCTCACGCTCCTGTCCCTGGTCGTCACCCTGCTGATCGTCGCCGGCGTCGTCTACCTGCTGTGCGGGGGCGGTCCGGACATCGATGACGGCAGCTGGCTCGTGCTCGACCTCTACGGCGAGATCACCGAGTACGATCCGCCCGGCGGGCCAGTCAACCAGGTGCTCGGCGGCGCTCCGCTGACCCTGCAGGACATGATAGACAACCTGGGCAAGGCGGCGCTCGACGACCGCATCGCCGGCGTGATCCTCAAGCTCTCGTCCACGCACGACGCCGATCTGGCCAAGCTGCAGGAGCTGCGTCGCGCCGTCGACAGGGTGCAGGCGGCGGGCAAGCCGGTGCACGCCTGGGGGGACGCCCTCGATCTGAAGACCCTCTACCTGGCGGCCGGCTGCGACGACGTCGCCATGCCGGCCGGCGGCTACTTCGAGTTCAGGGGCCTGACCGCCCGCAGCTGCCACGTCCGCGCGATGCTCGACAAGCTCGGCGTCACGCCCCACCTGCACAAGATCAAGGACTACAAGACCGCCGCCGAGATGGTCATGAACACCGAGATGTCCGACGCCGCCCGCGAGATGCGCACCTGGCTGCTCGACGACATATGGAACGTGGTCGTGCCGGCCATCGCCGAGGAGCGCGGCCTCACCGAGCAGCGCGTGACGGAGCTGATGGAGTACGCCGAGTTCGAGCCAGCCGAGGCCGCCGAGAGCGGGCTCATCGACCGCGTGGTCTACTGGCAGGAGCTCGAGGACGGGCTGCGCGATCCCGACGACGACATCCTGCCGGTCGTGACCCACGCCGAGTATGCGGATGTCTCCTGGGACGACGTGACCGACGAGGGCGACCAGACCGTCGCGGTGATCCACGCCCAGGGCAACATCGGCGGCCGCGAGAACGGCATCGATCCGCTCTGGGGCATGATGATGGGACACGAGACGATCGGCCGCGAGCTGCGCCGCTGCCGCCTGGACGACGAGGTGAAGGCCGTGGTCCTGCGCATCGATTCCGGCGGCGGCGAGAGCCTGGCCAGCGATCTGATCGCCCACGAGGTCGGCCTGCTGGCCGCGGTCAAGCCCGTGGTCGTCTCCATGGTCGACGTGGCGGCCTCGGGCGGTTACTACATCGCCTACAAAGCCACGAGATTGATGGCCGATCCATCGACCTACACCGGGTCGATCGGATCGATCAACGGCTTCTTCAACATGAGGGGCTTCTACGACAAGCTCGGCGTCACCAAGGACTTCGTGGAGAAGGGCCCCATGGCCGGGCTCGGCTCCGACTACCGCGATCCCACCGGCGCGGAGTGGGAGCGTCACGCCGACGCCCACTGGAAGAGCTTCAACACCTGGCTCGAGGACGTGGCCCGGCATCGCGGCCTGACCTTCGAGCGGGCCGAGGCCCTGGCCCACGGCCGCGTCTGGACCGGACGCCAGGCGCTCGAGAACGGCCTGATCGACGCCGTCGGCTGCTTCGACGACGCGCTGGCCCTGGCCGTCGGGCTGGCGGGCCTGCCCGCGGGCGAGAGGCCCCGGGTGGTGCATCTGCCCGAGACGAGGAGCCTGCTGGAGTCCATCCTCGGCGATGATCCCGGGGTCGACTCGCCGGTGGCCGCGGCCGCGCGCGCCGCCCTGTATCGCGAGGTGTCGCGCGAGGTGCGCGGCAGCCTGGACTTCCTGGAGCGGAGCGCCGCAAACGTAGCGAGGTGA